From the genome of Papaver somniferum cultivar HN1 unplaced genomic scaffold, ASM357369v1 unplaced-scaffold_21, whole genome shotgun sequence:
tatttttaagtttcatAAACTGCATCAAAATCAACCAACAATGCAAATGAAGATGAAAGTATGGTAACCTGCATGCTAAAATAACGATACAGATATCTCTCAAGTCTTTGTGGAGAGAACTTATATTTTAACAGATCATCATTGGGAAATCTCCTTCTGAGCTAACGTCGTTGGTTATTCACCAACTTACTGTTTTTAAGAGGAGTAGTTAACTGTCATTATTTGCTAAAAAGTTATATTTTCTCATGACAGCTGATGGCAGATGGAAAAATCCAGCATGTGGCTCCATATCATCTAATGCTGTCATCTAATCGAGCATTTCATGACCTTTTTAAAACGCACAAAGCTACAGCTAGTGCTGAAATGGGTGCATCTTTTGATAAATGTGGAATCTCTTCTGAGGATACACAGAATATTTATTGCAGGGATAAATTGATTGGATCGATAGAGCATCAGCTGATTGAACAAGAAGAGAGAGAAACTGGGGACACTGGGTGGAAGCCATATCTACAATATTTGAATCAGAATAAAGGATTCTTTTACTTCTCCATAGCTTTTGCATCTCAAGTCATATTTTTGGCTTGTCAAATACTACAGAACTATTGGATGGCTGCTAATGTTCAGAATCCTGTAGTCAGCAAATTGCGACTTGTTCTGACATACTCTCTAATTGGATATAGTTCTATGTTCTTTACGCTCTTTCGATGTCTTTCTACAGTTGCTTTAGGTATGAAGGCTTCAGAGTCAATATTTGATCAGTTATTGAGCTCTCTTTTCCGTGCACCAACAGCTTTTTACGAGTCTACTCCTTTGGGAAGGATACTAAGCCGGGTAGGATACCCCAAAGTTAATCTTTCtatgtttcttcttcttggtgAATTGCCAACCTTAATCTTTCTACGCTTCTTATGTAGGTCTCCTCTGATTTGAGTATTGTAGACCTCGATCTTGCAACCAACTTTGTTAAGGCTGTTATGGCCACCGTTGCCGCTTTAGTCTGTCTTGGAGTTCTTGCTGTTATTACTTGGCAAGTTGTGTTTGTCACCATACCGTTGGTCTATATGGTCATTCTTGTACAGGTACATACCCAACAACTGTATTGCCATTGTTCTTTGTGGTCTTAGGAACTTGAGGTATACAGTCTTCTATGAACTTGTCAAAACCTTGCATTTGGTAGCATTAAAACCCAAAATGTTACTTTTAACATTGGTGTGCTTGCTCAGGTGATGTTTATATAACATCCTTTCAGTAACTTGACTTAGGATGTCGAAAGCATAGAATTCTTAGTAACGGGCCATTTTATGCACCTTGTGGATGGGAGAAGGCCACAGGGGAACACTTTTGTTGCTTTTCTAGATTGTACTTTGCTTTTATTATTTTACTTTTTCTTTCTAGAAAGTAACCCAGTTGAATATGTTCTTGAACCCATTAGAGGTACTACTCTGCTTCTGCAAATGAATTCATGCGAATTAATGGAACATCCAAGTCTATGATAGCAAGCCATCTAGGCGAATCTATCTCAGGGGCAATGACAATTAGGGCTTTTGGAGAGGAAAATCGATTCTTCACTGAGAATCTTAATCTTATCGACAAAAATGCTAGTTCTTCGTTTCACATCTTCTCTGCAAATGAGTGGTTAATCCAACGTTTGGAAACACTTTGTGCCATTATCCTCTGTTCCTCAGCCCTTGTGATGGTCTTGCTTCCTGCCAAAACTTTTGGTTCTGGTATGTCCATGTTCCCTTTTACGCCCATCTTTCACAGATTTATCTCCAATGCCTAATTTCCAATAGAATACAAACTGACTAACCAACTACACATACTTCTGAAGGAATTTAGCTAATAAGTATCTTTCATTACCAATCTTTCTTATGTCAGGATATATTGGGATGACACTGGCTTTTGGTCTTGCATTGAATATGCATCTTGTTTTTGCTGTTCAAGTTAAGTGCACACTAGCAAATGATATCATATCTGTAGAAAGGCTAAACCAGTACATGCAAATTCCCAGTGAAGCCTCAGAAGTCATTGAAGAAAATCGACCCCTCCCTAGTTGGCCTGCTATAGGTAGAGTGGAGATCCGTGATTTGAAGGTACAAGTAAAACAATGTGATTGTTATGTTTAATTTCCAAAGTCATGCCTTTTGATATCAGTTCGTATACTTAGACACTAATTGTAAACCAGATAAGGTATAGGCTCAATACTCCAATTGTTCTTCATGGGATTAGTTGCACATTTGAAGGTGGTCACAAGATTGGGATCGTTGGTAGAACTGGCAGCGGGAAGTCGACTCTAATTGGTGCTCTCTTTCGACTCGTTGAACCGATAGAGGGAAAAATCATTATTGATGGGGTTGACATCTCAACAATAGGGCTTCATGACCTAAGATCACGCTTAGGTATCATACCTCAGGATCCTACACTCTTCAACGGGACTGTCAGATACAATCTGGATCCCCTTTCCCAACATACAGACCAGGAAATTTGGGAGGTATGTTTTGTTTGCTGCTTATTCGATGGTTTTGGTTATTTCTATTGGAAAAGCGGTTCTGTATATGCTATTTATCACTAATGGGATCTTTCTATGCACATATGAAGGTTCTTGCAAAATGCCAGCTTAGGGAGACAGtacaagagaaagaagaaggtcTAGATAGTTCAGGTAAATGCTGCAGTTTCACGAGTAtaaaattcttttcttttttcaggaAATTCTTCTAGTTtgcttggatttttttttaaaaatcttttcaaatatTATTTTAGTTCAACAAGATGGTGTGAACTGGAGCATGGGACAACGTCAGTTATTTTGCTTGGGGCGCGCATTGTTAAGGGGGAGCCAGATATTAGTGCTCGATGAAGCTACTGCTTCAATAGACAACACAACGGACGCCATTCTCCAACAAACCATGCGGACCGAATTCAAAAAATGCACAGTTATCACAGTAGCCCACAGGATACCCACCGTTACAGACAGTTCAATGGTGCTTGTGCTTAGTGACGGTAAGTTCTATGTAGCTAGCTCTGTGATTCAGTACTTGCTTACATGTTTTTCTTATATTCGCGGTGCTTTAAACTGATCAGTATAACCGTGTTGTCCTACAGGAAAAATTATGGAGTACGATGAACCATTGAAGTTGATCAAAGTAGAAGGATCGTTATTTGGACAACTTGTGAAAGAATACTGGTCTCACATCCACTCTGCAGATTCAAAATAATGTGTTTTAACTATAGCCAAGTCTAAAAATGTTGCATGATAAATCTTTAAAAACTTGTCTGATAGCCCATGTAGGACTATTAGAATGTAAGTGTCTGAGCCCAGGTAAGCGATGGAGAATTTGTGCTTGTACTGTAAGCTTTATTGAATCAGTAAGATAATAAGATTGTATTGAGAT
Proteins encoded in this window:
- the LOC113339904 gene encoding ABC transporter C family member 10-like isoform X1 → MDNNIKSETPFAKAGFLSKLSFWWLNPLMKKGKKRVLQDDDIPMLRKMDRAETCYLMFMEQLKKQKQTEPSVLWVIILCYWKEILISGFFALVNTITLSASPLFLGAFINVAQGKESFKHEGYVLVILLLFTKFIESLSQRQWYFRCRLLGIEVRSLLSAAIYKKQLRVSSAAKTKLSAGEIINYVTVDCHRVGDFPFWLHQTWASCLQVCLGLAILFRAVGVASLAAFVVIVLSVLCNTPLAKLQHKFQSKLVIAQDKRLKAISEAILNIKVLKLYAWEMYFKSVIDKLRKEEVKFLEVTQRMKGYNTFLFWISPILVSTTTFLTCYFTGVPLYPSNVFTFLATLRVLQEPVTLTPDIIAITIHAQVAFRRIVNFLAAEELECKKFRQMECTEQRKHAISISSGNFSWEGNPSLLTLKSVNLEVKSGEKVSICGEVGAGKSTLLAAILGEVPKMGGMVQAYGKIAYVSQMAWIQSGSIQDNILFGCTMDKQRYQETIEKCLLVKDLQMLPYGDLTEIGERGINLSGGQKQRIQLARALYQDADIYLLDDPFSAVDADTAVTIFNEYIMGALSGKTVLLVTHQVDFLPAFDSILLMADGKIQHVAPYHLMLSSNRAFHDLFKTHKATASAEMGASFDKCGISSEDTQNIYCRDKLIGSIEHQLIEQEERETGDTGWKPYLQYLNQNKGFFYFSIAFASQVIFLACQILQNYWMAANVQNPVVSKLRLVLTYSLIGYSSMFFTLFRCLSTVALGMKASESIFDQLLSSLFRAPTAFYESTPLGRILSRVSSDLSIVDLDLATNFVKAVMATVAALVCLGVLAVITWQVVFVTIPLVYMVILVQRYYSASANEFMRINGTSKSMIASHLGESISGAMTIRAFGEENRFFTENLNLIDKNASSSFHIFSANEWLIQRLETLCAIILCSSALVMVLLPAKTFGSGYIGMTLAFGLALNMHLVFAVQVKCTLANDIISVERLNQYMQIPSEASEVIEENRPLPSWPAIGRVEIRDLKIRYRLNTPIVLHGISCTFEGGHKIGIVGRTGSGKSTLIGALFRLVEPIEGKIIIDGVDISTIGLHDLRSRLGIIPQDPTLFNGTVRYNLDPLSQHTDQEIWEVLAKCQLRETVQEKEEGLDSSVQQDGVNWSMGQRQLFCLGRALLRGSQILVLDEATASIDNTTDAILQQTMRTEFKKCTVITVAHRIPTVTDSSMVLVLSDGKIMEYDEPLKLIKVEGSLFGQLVKEYWSHIHSADSK